The genomic window AGTCCAAAATCAGATATCTTCAATTGTTGTCCTGCGCAGACAAGAACGTTTCTTGCCGCCAGATCGCGATGAACGCACTAAAGACCAAATTTCTTTGAATTCAACTTTCAACTAGCGTTTAATTTTTCATACTCCTTTGGAGACGACAAACTTCATTCCCTCGGCGATTTGCTGTGCAAATGCAAATTGTTTGCTATCGTCTACACCAATGCTTCTCAATTTGCGTAGATAACGATGTAAGTCTCCGAGCTCGGCGTATTCCATTACAATTCTACTCAAGTCTAAGACAGGGTCTCatattaattcattaatcGAGTGTTTCCTCCACGTTTTTTGCCTAATCTTACATTTTTCCTCAATGCAATAACCGTATACGTGAATGACGTGTTCGTGTTGACCGAGCTTGACAAGCAGTTCGGCTTCTTTTTGAAGCTCCTTTGCGTTGATCCCTTCTTGGTCTATAGACATGCATGAGAACATTTAAACACTAAATCTTCTTTATGAAGATGCGTTTACTTTTGAGCATTTTTATTGCAATTTGCCTATCatgaattttcttttgtttacaCGCAGTTCTTAACTTTCCTTCGGTCACCGTGCCAAACTGCCCTTCTCCTAAGAGATAAAGCATCAgttttgcaatttttctaAACGGTTGTCGATATTGCGTTCACCAAGTGATTTTCCAATGAAAAGGCAGTCAGTTGGGATGATCTTAGATCCGTTCCAAACCTGCAGTTCCTTAGAATAAGCTAAGTTGTCGGAGCTATCATTCGCAGTAAATTGGTCCGAAAGTTGCTTTCGCTTTAGCGCCATAATAGCAGCGGCTCCGACACTAAGAAGGAGCACGGCAGTGGCGGATACCGTAGCAGAAATAGTCGCAGTCCGTAAAGAGGTAAAGGCACCGGACGTAACGTTTGGAAATGAAGTTCTATTTGGATGGGATGCATTTTGATATGAGGTTTCAATTAGAGAAGATGTTTTCATTGTCGGCGTTTGTGTAGGAACATTTTTATTAGGCTGAATGTTGGCGACCACTCTGCAGCAACTTTCTGTATGGTGTTGGGGACGGCACGTGAAATTACTCTGAGTCGCGTTGATTGAAGCACCACCTCTGATTGTCAAGAGACGAGTGCGTCGGGATTTACGTGTTACTAAGTGTGTTTTACTTTCGCTCATCGCTTCCCATATAAACTCGCGATTGGCTCCTTCCTCGTCTATGCAAGTAACGTTGACGACTTCTTGTCTCTTTAGAGACATGGAAATCGTATCATAGAATATCTTTTCCCTAAACTGGCAGCAGCAGCTTTTGTCACCACATATCTCTCCAGTTTGTACCGGACGGGAACCGAATGCGAGGAGAAGGTAGCCTAGGCAGCACAGAAATCGCatataatatatacactTAGAAAGTCAGGAAGCCGACGTGTAGTATAGAGCTCTAACCTGTGACCAATACTTGACAGGAAGAGTCCATGCTTTGTAGATAGAAAGTCGCCTTCAAATGTCCAACTGGCTTGTGACGAGCGAGTTTACTCCGTTTATATACCCTAGAAGTGCTGCCTAATAGCTCGGGCGTTCACTGATAGCTTCCGACTTTAGCTAAATGGGACACATCCTATGGGGTCATGGGTGGAAGCTTATAGCAATATGTGCCAGAAGGGAAGCTAAAAGGTCGCTCCTTAGAAGATTCTGTCGAATAAAGTACCGACATCATGCAGACTTGTGCTTTGCTTTTAACTGACTATTATTAAAGAACGCTCCTAATCTCGAACCACCCTCAAGAAACATTTATGATCGTAAATATAATATCGTTCTCGATCCCTACTTTCTCATTCTTTCTTATTCCTTCTTATCCCCGGCCGTCTCTTTCACCTTCGCACACTCGCCCTATACGAAAACATCATCAGTCGTAAGTAAAAAGATTATGTAATAAGACTGTACTCTTGCCGCCCTTTGCAAAAGAACTTTACAAAATCACTTGTTTTCATACCTGCTGACGCTCTTCGAGAGTAATTTAACTTATACCCAACAAAACGTGCCCGCACACCGTCGTAATCTCGTTCGATGAGGTGCTGCGTTTTTACGGCGCACTTCCCGGGAAACGATCTAACTATACGGGACTCgaactcgtcgtcatctcgtGATGAACTTTCATGGCTGTTGTCGAACGCGAGAACGGTTTTTGCGTCGAAGCAGTGGGCTGAAGACGGTAAACGAGCAAGAAAGATTGCGCTAGCTAGTCTTTAGAAAGTCGGGGTCCCATTGgggaaacgtcgtcgtttcgaggcGCAACTTCATTCCATTCGCTTCGATGTCGCTCAGGTGAGTAATATCAGTGAACGAAAGGCAGTTTGACTAGTTAGAGCGAGACAGTGCCTTCTTGGAGGGTTCCTACTAGTAGTAATTGACCTACTTCGATCCCCTCCCTGTCTTCGCACGTACCTGAGTAAGACGTCCAATCAGCACCCTTAGCTTAGCCGCCGAATGATCAAACGACATCTGCGCTGATactccagcgtcgattccGTGCCTAGAAAGCCATATTTCGAATAGATTGTATCGATGAGGCGAGGCCGAACCACGAGCgatccttaattaattacacaTCGATCCCAACGTAAGCCGTCACCCGACCGCTTATGTGGCGGCGCACTGAactaagaagagaaattaaGGTTTCTCTGAAACGTAGTTGACCAACCAGAATGTACGTTTTGGTGGCGTGATACCAATGACGTTACATGAAGTGTTGATGCAATCTGAGCAACATCCGCTCTTCTTCACGAGCCCTCGTGTCCGATAGGTTCTCTAAACGCAGTATAGCATCTGCCATTTCAAAAGATTGTTCTATAGACTAATGTTGTTCTGTGGTTGCTCCACGTTTCTCCGAGGTCAACTGGTTACGTCTGGAGAATATTGCCCCAGCGGAGACATCTCGTAGACAAAGCGGTTTACCCGGTCGCCTCTTAAACTGTAGACTAAAGTTGTTCTGCGGTTGCTCCATGTTTCTCCGAGGTCAAATGATTACAGTACGTCTGGGGAATATTGCCTCAGCGGAGACGTCGCGTAGACAAAACGGTTTACCCGGTCGCCTCTTTCGTTGACAAAATTAgcacattaattaatgaatagAGTATCGTCTGCAGGTGACGTTAGGGAATTCTTTTTCCCCGTACTGATCATTTCCTTAGCATCCACTCGCGAACAGATAATTATAATGAGCTAAACGAAGATCATGTTTGCACTCCAACTGCAATGCTTGAGAACGGGTTCAATTGAAGTGACATGAGATATTTTGAAAAGGACTCAGCCCCTAGAGCTTTTGAGTGCCGATCTGGGATGTTTTAGTACTAGGGGGCCGGACGTCCTGTCGTATTAGAGAGGGTGTTTAGATAGATAATGTAACCGCACGGGGAAGCACCTTCGTTAAATTGCTCCTACATACGAGAATAGATTGGAACTCTTCAAGTTCTCCGCGTTTCGCTGCGGTTAGCTTAAGCGCTTTCTAGGGATCATGCACCCACCTAAACAAGGAAATTGAGTTGCAGCTTCTCTATATATAATGCTGAGAAAACGGTAGAACTAAGCATTTAAGAGGTCAAATAAGGGCATGCATTCGTTTGAAATGAAGTTTCTGTTCATTCTCCTTGTAATCCGGCACACGTTTTTGGCTTTTATAACTCATAATCCAAAAACGATTTGCTTTCTTAAAATTGCGGATACGTTATACGTACAAAGTTACAGCAGCACTAATACTTTTAAGGCGTGagtcaaaagcaaaaaaatttaagAACAGAGAAAATCACTGCGAAACTTTGGTTGCTTCATATGTTATACATCACTAACTCGCATATTCTTGGACGAGATGCGAAGAAACGTTGGCCTTTTATCAGGAACCGAGTTCCAACAGCTAACCATGATGTCGTATCTACGTCAGTACAAAGATTCAATAATTTTTCGTAACTCGTCATTCATCAGTGCGTACAATTTTTGAGAGCAATTTCTTGGTTTAGTCATACGATAGCCAGATTTTCCGGTAAGCAACTCGAACAACTTTTCGACAGGTATTCCAGGATAGGGAGTTCCTCCCATCGTCGCTATTTCCCAGAGAACTATCCCGTAGGACCAGCTGAGAAAATAGAGGAATAACATCATCTAGCTTAgagctttaatttatttactaCACTTACACGTCGCTATATTCACTGTACGTCGCATATAGAAGCACTTCAGGTGCACACCACCGAAACGGAATAACTCCGCCCTATATGTAAAACGTATTGACTTTTGTGGTGATATCTTATCCGCATTAACGTACACGCGACGTTTTTCGGTAGTAGGCAGCTGACTGGAGATCTTTAGCGAGTCCAAAGTCGGATATCTTCAATCGTTGTTCTGCGCAGACAAGAACGTTTCTAGCTGCCAGATCGCGATGAACACACTAGGGACCAATTCATTCTTAATCAACTTTCAACACGtgttcaattttttaattcaTACTCCTTTGGAGACGACAAACTTCATTCCTTCGGCGATTTGCTGTGCAAATGCAAATTGCTTGCCATCGTCCAGTCCAACGCTTCTTAGTTTGCGTAGATGACGATGTAAGTCTCCTTGCTCAGCGTATTCCATTACAATTCTACTCAAACCTAAGACAGAGTCTCAATATTAGCCACGTTTCTCcctgacgatttttgcctaaTCCTAcatttttcttcaatgcAATAACCGTAGACGTGAATGACGTTCTCGTGTTGACCGAGCTTGACAAGCAGTTCGgcttctttttgaagttcCTCTGCGTTGACCCCCTCTCGGTCTATAGACATTCGGGAGAATATAAATATTTCACAATGAATATTCCTAAATGTAGATGCGTTTACTTTTGAGCATTTTTATTGCAATTCGCCTAtcatgaatttttctttgtttacaCACAGTTCTTAACTTTCCTTCGGTCACCGTGCcaaattgtccttctcctATAAGATATAGCATCAGTTTTGCAATTTTCTAAACGGTTGTCGATATTGCGTTCACCAAGTGATTTTCCGATTAAAAGACAGTCAATTGGGATGATTTCGGATCCGTTCCAAACCTGCTGTTCCTTTAGGTCGAGAAGATAAGCTAAGTTGTCCGAGCTATCACTCGCAATATATTTGTCAGAAAGCCGCTTTCGCTTCAGCGCTATAATAACAGCGGCTCCGACACTAAAAAGGAGCACGGCAGTGGCGGACACCGTAGCAGAAATAGTCGCAGTCCGAAAAGAGCTATACGCAATGGACGATGCGTTTTGAAATAACGTCCCATTTGAGTTAAATGTAGATTTGTGCTTGGCAATCACTGTGCAGCAACCCCGTGAATTGCCTTTATTTTTATCGTCTTTGAGACGGCAGACGAATTGGCTTCGGGTCGCTTTGATTGAAGTGCCTTTGATTGTCAAGACATGAGCGTGTCCGGATCGATGTGTCACATTGAGTTCTTTACTTTCCCCAATCGCTTTCCACATAAAGTCGCGATTAGTTGCTTTTTCGTTTATGCAAGTaactttgacgacgtcttctcgcatcatggaaatggaaatcgTCTTATCGATGATTTTTCTTCCCATATGGCAGAAGCAGTCTATCAGAGATTGGGTAGAAGGCTTCGTTTGATCTGATTAGAGAAGGCTTTGGTCACTACATACCTTCAGTTTGTACCGGACAGGAACCGATTGCGAGGAGAAGATAGCCTAGGCAGAGAATCGTACTACACATACTGTACTGTAGAGTCGCGGAAAGTCGACGTGCACTAGGGCTAACCTGTGATCAATATTAGAGAGGAGAAGTTCATGGTTTGTAGTTAGAAGTTTGCTTGCAACTGGCTTGTAACGGGCGAGTGTACAGCGTCTATATACCCAAGTGATGTGGCACTAATAGCTCGGGGGTCACAGATGGCTTCCGACTTTAGCTATATATACTCATGGGGTCAGGTCATGGGTGGAAGCTTGTAGCTACAACAAGGGGTGCCAGACAGCGTCGGACGCTAATGTGACTTCTTCATAGCCGCCATATATCAACGTTTCGCCTTGATATGTATTTGCTTTTTTGGCTGTAGTTGAGCAGCGTCCGACCAAGTGGCGTCGAGACATTGCTCCTCCCAAGGAGTAGCTCTCAATGCAAATGACTATACAGTACACAAACTGAGGAAGGGAACTAAGTTGCGCTTCTATGTCATCAAACAAGTTACGTCACCGAACCGCGCCTATAGTTATTTAGTAGCTATTCCTGTATCTAATTCTATGTGTGTGTCCAAGTTATATAATCGTTTTGGAACTGGAACTCGTAAACTGCAACATATCGACATCACACATTTATTATGCTTTCAACTGACTATATTTACAGTGCAGTATATTAATAGTACAGTATCTATGATTGTACTCCCTTATAGCTTCTCATTCCTTCTTATATCGCTTCTTTCACCCTCACACGCTCACCCTATACGTTGAATACATCATGAATCATGAAAATGATTACTAGCAAAGGCTACATTTTTTCATAAAGCCACTCTTGCCTTTGCAAAATCTCTCTTGCTATCATTCCATCTGAAGCTCTTCGACAAAATAATATGCACGAGGTTCGGCCACTTTAAACACACCCGTCGCAGTCATATTCCGCGTCCTGCTCTCGTACAGCGCAATCCTAAACTGTACGGGactcgtcctcgtcgctcgcgctagatatcacgtgatgaaCTTTCATAGCTTTTTTCGAACGGGAgaatcgttttttcgtcgaagtaGCTTG from Oscarella lobularis chromosome 1, ooOscLobu1.1, whole genome shotgun sequence includes these protein-coding regions:
- the LOC136190976 gene encoding fibroblast growth factor receptor 1-like, with the protein product MALKRKQLSDQFTANDSSDNLAYSKELQVWNGSKIIPTDCLFIGKSLGEGQFGTVTEGKLRTACKQKKIHDRQIAIKMLKNQEGINAKELQKEAELLVKLGQHEHVIHVYGYCIEEKYLSRIVMEYAELGDLHRYLRKLRSIGVDDSKQFAFAQQIAEGMKFVVSKGCVHRDLAARNVLVCAGQQLKISDFGLAKDLQSAAYYRKTSRGGVIPFRWCAPEVLLYATYSEYSDVWSYGIVLWEIATLGGTPYPGIPVEKLFELLTGKSDYRMSKPRNCSQTLYDIMVSCWNSVPDKRPTFHKMTYENM
- the LOC136190986 gene encoding fibroblast growth factor receptor 3-like yields the protein MEYAEQGDLHRHLRKLRSVGLDDGKQFAFAQQIAEGMKFVVSKGCVHRDLAARNVLVCAEQRLKISDFGLAKDLQSAAYYRKTSRGGVIPFRWCAPEVLLYATYSEYSDVWSYGIVLWEIATMGGTPYPGIPVEKLFELLTGKSGYRMTKPRNCSQKLYDIMVSCWNSVPDKRPTFLRISSKNMRVSDV